Within the Pseudopipra pipra isolate bDixPip1 chromosome 19, bDixPip1.hap1, whole genome shotgun sequence genome, the region GCAGGCCCGAACCCCCCCGCCCGGGACCGAACCCCCCGCCCGGGACCGCCGCACCTTCCTGAAGCCTCCGGCGCGGCCGTCCCGCTCCTCCATGTCCCgcgcgccgccggccccgcctCCCGCAGgcgcgcggcgggcggggcgcggccgcggccatggagcggggccggggggagcAGGGGCGGCCAtggagcggggccggcggggccgcggccgtGGAGCGGTTCCGCCGGGAGTACGCGCGGCTGTgtgcggcggcgggcgcggccccgcAGGAGGCCGTGCTGCGGCGGCTGCGGGAGCCCGGCGGGGCGCGGGCCCGCCTGGACCTGACGGCGCAGAGCCTGTCGCTGCAGACGTGCGGCGCGCTGGGCCGGCTGCTGCCCGGGGCCGCGCCCTTCGCCGCGCTGTCGCTCGGCGACTGCGGCCTGAGCGAGGAAGGTGCGCGGGACTCGCGTCGGGGGtgcccccgccgccccctcaGGCCGGGCCGGCGGAACGGGCCCGGCTCCGCGCTCTGCCGGCGGCGAGCGGGgcccggcggcggggcgggaggtCGCTCGTGTCTCGGGGCGCTGAAGGCGCCCGGTCTGTGACAGTGTGGGTGGTCAAGCGCCCCTCGGTTCCGTCCCTCTTCGAAGGCGGCTCTGCTGTTGTTGGCCGTGGACGGAAGGGACAATCCGGCTGGTTAAAGCCGCCGGCAGTGAAGGCGCTCCCGGGGCAGCACAGCCGTGGCTGTGGGGCCTCTCCAGGCGTGGGCTGAGCTCGGGGCTGGGTCACTCAGGTGCACAAGCTCCCGTGCAGTTCTGCCCAGACACCTCTTTGAGACTGTGTAAACAGTCCTCTGCCCCAAAAACTCAGGCTCACGCTTTACAGCAGCAGTGGTCGTTCACCAAGTCATTCGTTTCTCGAAGCCACATCTCCTGAGCTGGCTGTTTGACAGGACGATACACTCTCAGCTCAGGCAAAGGGTTCCACGATGAAAtaaacagctcttttttttcccactcagGTGTAAAACTTCTGTTGCATGGTCTTTGCTCCAACACCACAGTCAAATCTTTGGATCTGAAGGTGAGTCTGTTCAAATAGAATTAGGACGAAGTGGTGGACGAGAAAAAAGGAGCACAGGCTTAGTCAGAATTAGAACTGGACAGTTCTGGTGCAGGATTGTTCAGAAAGATGCATACTTCTGTAAGGATTTTGTTCTCAAGTGACTTGTTCCTTGTGTCGTGTCCTTAACACCATGTCACAACGTTCCAAAGTTACTTTGCACATCATCTTTATCCATTTTTATTCGGTTACTCTGTTTTGATAGGAAGTTATAGCTATATATCTTTTGTCCACTGCTGCTTAGTCAGATGAGGCATATGTAGGGGTTTCTTTGTGTCTCTGTATTGATCAGTGAGTTACTAACTGTTTGACTTGTGCTTCTGTAGAATTTATCCAGCTTGCCAATGCCTTTTGGCTGGCCTGGCCTTGGCACTGGGCATCTGCCTTCAGGTGTGATGGTCACTCTACTGAGAGTGACTTTCTGTCTGTATTCCTCTGACATACAGCTGTTCTCTTGAATATACAGTCACAAACTGTGTCACACCTTTCTTTCTCATTTGTGCTAGTGGTaactgagccctttttaatgAAGTATATTGAAATGGTTCTGCTTATCTAGAATCaccattttctgtcccattgtggCCCATGATGATCCTGTGCTATCCTGTGATTTTTGCAAGCTCTTGGTCATGGTGCCTCACAAGACCAGAGGTGTGTAGATCCACTGTTCCTTCAGGGCTTTTAATTTTGTGGAAAGCTGACTGATACGTGAAACAAATGGTAGTTGGACTGTCTTTGTCCAACTGAAATCGGCACTACAGCTGGGGTGCACCTGGTGGTGTTTGATGGGGTAGGTGGACTGGGACAGATGTAGCCTACTCACCATCTGGGACTTCTGTTTCAGGGAAATAACCTACGAACTGTGGGAGCCGAGGCTTTGGGAAAACTTCTTAGGCAGAACAAATCCATCCGGAGGTAAAAAAATTGTGTCTACCTCTCTTTGTGTTATTCCTGTTAGATGGAGCACAACAGTTGAAAAGGGCTGAGGGTGTTTTTTATTGGGGTGGGAGGAACATCGAGTGGTACAATTTCTTGTGACGGGTGGGAGAGATGAAGGAGTGAGAACAGGAGGCACCCTTTCAAAGGATGCCAGGTCGTGGCAGCATCCTGCTCTCTGAAACCAAGTCTGTTCGTGGAGCTGGGTGTTTGACTGGGTACCATGATCCACATATCATTCAAGCTCATGCAGCTGTCCATTTACTCCACAAACTCCAATCCTGTCTGATTTTCCTAGCCTAACCTTGGAATGGAACAGCCTTGGCATGTGGGAGGAAggcttctcctttttctgccaaGGACTGGGAGCAAACAACTTTCTCCAGCGGCTGGATCTGCGCAATAACCAGATTAACCATcaaggggctggagagctggctgtggcactgacaCAAAATGCCAGTCTTCAGGAGCTGGGTAAGAGTTCTTTGCCCACGTACATTACGCGTGCACGCCCGCACATATATATCTTCAGGTTCCTTGCAGGCTGCCCTGACTTCTGGCAACTGGTTGGTGTCGTTCCCAGTTCCTCTTGGTCTGGAGTGCATTGCTGTCATTGTGCAGGGAAAGGTCACAACCCCATGGTCTTTGGAGAATGGCAACTGTAGTTGGAATCTTTGGATCCAAACCTGCAGCTGAAGAATTGTGTAGTTGGAGCAGAACGGTCCTTAGCAGAGGAGGGAGTGTGTTCATTCCTATCTGTAGATGCTGTTGGCATGCCTTGTGACAGACTCTGAGACTTACTTCACACTTGCTTTGTCCTTATATGGAATTTTGCTGGAATTTCCTTCAGGAGAACATGGCTTTTGTTGCGAGTTCTTTCTCATCTGCAGATTTTGGCTATAGAAGGAAGGCTCACAAGAGGCAGACTTGTGTAGATTTTGAACTGTAGTGGCTTTCTGCACTTTAAAGAAGATATATCTACCTTTCCTGCTTTGTCTGTTACTTTCTCTCCTCATTCATCTTGAAAGGGGAGACAGTGTTCACCTGTGTTTATGCTAAGACCATCTGGGATTAGTTAGCCACGCTTGTAGATGTATAAAGAGCGTGGGGTTTCTTGGGCCTTGTGTTTTTCAGCAGATGTGTGACTACCATGGTGAAAGTTTGCTTTGTGTATAGATTTGCGATGGAATAATATTGGGCTTCTGGGTGGCCGAGCTTTGCTGAACTGCCTGCACagaaacaagtcactgaagaggctggagctggcagggaacAATGTTCCTGGCGACATCTTGAAAGCTGTGGGTAAGTATGATGTGTTGTGCAGTAATGAGTCACTAACTCCTTTCCCACTTCAGCACTTGAGAGAAATAGGGCACTTACTGCTCCAGAAGAGAGCtattcctcctttcctccctttctcaaCAGCATTTCTACAGGAAGCCCTACATCGCTTCCTCTTGTCCTTTAGTGAGAGCTGGTCAAGTTGGAAGTGTCACTTTCACTAGCAagagcaaaaaaataatttggattgAGTCAGAGATTACTGTGCCATGGGAATGTGGGAGAACTTGAGATTAGTTTGCCTCTGAGTAGCCAAGTTTTGATGTGGCTTGTGCGGGCTGTTGTTgtcctgcccacagcagaaTTGAACAGCTTTCCTATCCCTGGGATATTGATTACCCAATACACAGTGCTCTCTTAGATCTCATCCCACCTGGTGGTGTAAGGTGAGAGGTCTCTACAAGGGCCACCCTGAGAAGGAAAGCTTCCCTGGTGCTTCTGATAGCCAGGTGTCATCCTGAGCACTGTTTCTTCCAGCAGTGCTTGCTGTTCTGTCGCTTTAGAAACTTGTGCAtgctctcctgctctctgcatCAGAACAAGCCTTGGATCACAACCAAGACCGTGAGGCTATCCTGAGTAAGGCCCAGAACCAAGTGTACATCCTCAACAAGGAGGTCTTGAATCTGAAGGATGAGAAGAACAAGCAGGTCAGCAATCTTACATGTTGGCAGTTCAAATAGGGCAGCTGGAATCCTTTGCTTTCCCTTGGAGCCCCACAGAACACTCAGTGACAGTAATATTGTGCACCTGAAGTTGCACGTGCATCTTTATGGGCAGGCACACAGCATGGTTTGAGTACATTGGATCCTTCCTCTGAGCTACATTGACTGGAATCAAGTCAAATGACAAGTATGGGTACGGACACATCCCTGCTGAACATATTCACTCTGGATTCTGCAGGAGTTGTGGTGATTTTTCTTTACCCATATTCATACTTTTCAGTTCTTTTGCAGCTACTTTGATATGTTCCAAGTGGTATAAACCTAGAGATCTGAGTGTGTTTTCTTCTGGCACCGCAGGGTGCAGAGTCCCTATAGCTGATAATCTCATTCAGATGTGCTAATAAATGCATCAGACCTCCAGTTTGCTTCCAATAGTAGCTTGACCTGTCTTCAGCTGTTTCTGGGAAGAGAAGCACGAGAAGTGTACCTGTTTTAAGCTGATGCAGTTcattttctccctgaattttgCCCTGTTCACAGTTCTTGGATTTTATGGACACTGTAGacaagcagaaagaagaaaaagccaagAGTGAGAGGTGGGTTGGATTTCTAAATGCTTTCTGCTCTTCGATGGCAGAATTGAGCCCTCTCCCATTTCCTGTGAGAAATTACccacctttttgttttctttcttttttttgtctccgAAATGCAGAGTGTCCGCAGCACGAGTCAGCCAACTGCAGGAAGCATTGGATGAGCAGCACTCCATTATGAATTCACTGAAAGCCAAGTATGGAGGAGGAAAACCTTCTCCTTCCCATTGTCTGTGCTATATacacagggctgagcagagctgctAAGGGGGATAACCTTGTAGAGTAGCTGGTTTACTGTTTTGCTTAGTTCTGCAGTAATATCCAGAAATTAGGGGCAGATCATGCCTTTGAGTTGGCCACATTAGACACTTAGCCAGCTTTTAAGTAAAATTACAGTGCCTTGGTGTACGAGCAAGTGAATTACAGAGggtgaaaaggaagaaaaatgattgTGCGGGTGGGATGGGGGCTTGTTCCTTGCATGGTTTACAGCCTGGCAGGAGGCTGTGCCTGCTTCCCCTGGCAGTGCTCTCTGAGAACCACTGCAGATATGAAGGAGCCTGGCCTAGGAACAGTGAGGTGGAGCTTCCCAAAAGCAGTGTTAGGTTATGCAGAGTCATATGCACATGACAGTGGTTAGACTTCAAACGCTCCTGAGCCAGGCTAATTCAGTTATGCCAGGTAGAGGCAGTTTTATTATGCCATGCCCTGGTGTGGACATGTCCCTCTCATGGACAGAATAAGCAAATTGCTTCTGCTACTCACATTTAAAATTCTGCCCCTAATTTTAAACAATCTTGCAGTGGTATAAAATAGCCAGCTTTGTTCTGTGAGAGTGAGCGAATTCTGGAGGGGTCTGGGCAGGGAAAATGCAAAGGGCACCAGAACACTGGGCCCTGAGAAGTCCCAGGTCACtgtttgcagatgctgctgggtacaggggtcagtggtgtcCTTTTCCTAGGGGCAAAAATTGCCTCAGTTAGCTTGGTTTCATCCACTGCCAGATAGGTGCTAGCACCTTGTACCAGATGGCGTGGAGATCTCGCTGCAGTGTCTGCCTTGGAAAAGACTCCAGGAAGTGTTTCTCTTTAAAGGCTGCAGATGACTGAAGCTGCCCTGGCTCTGTCTGAGCAGAAGGTGCACAACTTGGGAGAGCTGCTGAATGCCATGAAACAGGAACAAACCAGTGTGGCTGAGTGCCACTTTAGGGAGCTCCAGCAACAAAAACAGGTGAGCTGACGAAGTCTTAGTTAGGTTTGAAGGCAAGGCTCCAGGTCATAAGTTGTTTGTGTAGATTTGGGGGATGCTGCAAGGGATAGAgaagtgtgatttttttagtACTAGTGGGTTAACTAAAGCCACCACGACGAAAATTCTTGTGTAAATTAGATAGGTGAGTGCTAGGTATGAAGAGGAGCCGTGGTGTTTATGGGGTAGGTTGGATTTGACTGGATGTGGTGTTGGTTGGCATAGGTTGATAGTGCAAGAACTAAGGTGAGTAcaggtttttaattttgattttgtttgcagGAAAGTGCTGATCGAGAAGGCAAGCTTTTGCATGACTTGTCTGCTGCCAGTGAGAAAAATCTGCTGCTGAGAAACCAGGTAGGAAACTAAGTCCGAGGCTGAGAAGGCAGACTTGAACATATATAACTTCTGCTCTGTCTGTATGTTTTCTGCTTTGATCCTTGGTTGTGTCTGTACTCATTGTCCTGTACAACCAACTTTTTCTGctaataggaaaagaaaatccctTGTGGTGGTAATTTTCTTGTAGGTGGATGAGTTGGAGAGGAAGTGCAAAGTTCAGCAGGATCAGCTGTTCCAGGTAAAACAAGACTTGGCCACCACAACTGCAGAGCTGAAGCTTCGGGCTGTGCAGGCTGAGGGTGAGTGGAGGAGCAGAAACAACTAGTGGACACCAGTGGTTGGGATCACTGTTCATGAGTCAATGGCACAGGGCAGTCACAGAGGAAGGGCAGCAGAGTGTGTGATAAAGTATGAATACAGCCTGCGTGGCAGGAATGCCAGAACTGTGATATGCCTGCTTTTGATTTGCAGAACGTCTGgaaatggagaagagaagatttAAACAAAGCCTTGAAGACATGGAATCCCTTCGGGTAAAAGAGGTAAGGATGGGGTTTCTGCAGCATCCCAAGGTTAGTCTTTCTTTGGTCCTGACATACAGGCACCACTGGAGGTCATTGGACTCAGAGTTACTGTGGGAGTAATGGGCCATTTCTTCAAGCAAAGCCTGCTTTAAGAGGTCACAAGACATTCTACCAGCTAGTAAGATTTTGTAGCTTGCAAGAGTCTGGGCCAGAGTGGTATGAGATGCTCCAAGAGAGGCTGGGAGCTGGCCCTTGTGTTAGTCTTGCTATGCACAGAGGTATTTATGAATAAGCAGTCTTGTCTTACTTCTGAAATAAAGATGCTTTAATGGAGGGAATTGAGACATACATGCTATACACAACAATCCTCTAACGGGGCTCAGCATGCCAGTTCTTTCCCTGTTATGTTTCAAGGGGGGTTGTTTCTGAGCGTGGACCGGACAAGAGACTATGATCAATTCTCTTTGCAGTGTTTATTGAGGTGTGAAAtctctcaaaaataaaattacaccAATAGATTTCTCTGAAGATTTTGAAATCTTCTAAGAAAACACATGTGCCAGGAAGATTTTAGCCACATTATAGCTGGAAAATGAATCTGTGGTGTTTCGTACCACTTGACAATGAGAACTTGGCTCTGTATCTTTTGTCATGGCCTGGGAGGGATCTCTGCCTAGAAGTTCCCAGTTTCTAGATGGCAGATTCTATCTCTGTTACAGTTTCCTAAGGGAGCTCTAGAGAGGTAAGAGTTTTTCTTAGGTGGTAGGTGGGTCAGTGAGAGGATGCTTCTCTCTCATGACAAATGGCCCTGCTGGTACACCTGGAAATGGGAATACTTTTCTAGCACTTGCTTAAAtggtttctgctgctttgcaggTGGATCATATGACACAGCACATTGAGGCCAGTGAACGTTCCATGCAGGACAGGATCCAGAGGCTGGAGACCATCAGGATATCTCTGGAGGAGGTGAGAAAGGATGCTGCAGGCACGTTTGAACACTCATGTAGCAGTGCAAAGAGCAGGCTGCCAGGGGAGCTTTGTGGAGTCTTCCATTGCTCACCTCTGTAAAGATTGTCTTGTGGTCtagagaagaacagaaaagagcAGTATAacagttaaaattatttttactgctttgGACTAAGGAAGGAGAAAGTTCCAAGGAGAAACTTCTAAATTCGAATTGAACAGAAATAAGGATTCCATTGAACATGGTGAGAGTTTTACCAAGATTTGACTTTGTGGGTTTCCCATGTGGTCTCAAGTAGTGTAGCATATTTCTCCC harbors:
- the LRRC45 gene encoding leucine-rich repeat-containing protein 45 isoform X1; its protein translation is MERGRRGRGRGAVPPGVRAAVCGGGRGPAGGRAAAAAGARRGAGPPGPDGAEPVAADVRRAGPAAARGRALRRAVARRLRPERGRCKTSVAWSLLQHHSQIFGSEESPFSVPLWPMMILCYPVIFASSWSWCLTRPEGNNLRTVGAEALGKLLRQNKSIRSLTLEWNSLGMWEEGFSFFCQGLGANNFLQRLDLRNNQINHQGAGELAVALTQNASLQELDLRWNNIGLLGGRALLNCLHRNKSLKRLELAGNNVPGDILKAVEQALDHNQDREAILSKAQNQVYILNKEVLNLKDEKNKQFLDFMDTVDKQKEEKAKSERVSAARVSQLQEALDEQHSIMNSLKAKLQMTEAALALSEQKVHNLGELLNAMKQEQTSVAECHFRELQQQKQESADREGKLLHDLSAASEKNLLLRNQVDELERKCKVQQDQLFQVKQDLATTTAELKLRAVQAEERLEMEKRRFKQSLEDMESLRVKEVDHMTQHIEASERSMQDRIQRLETIRISLEEELSQVKAAALAERGQAEEELLKARSQACLEEQQRLEHLEEKLRLMTESRDEAQNCCLKQKEMVAEAQARAKQLSLHADGLRRRLEELQQDLNSKEEEKVTEVNKVKVELQEQIGHLEAERTAQDGLREKIAALERQLKALSNNHREALLDKEGEVSLLLEKLRMKEAEISRVREEEAQRASFLQNAIMAYVQGPPFGTHSSRK
- the LRRC45 gene encoding leucine-rich repeat-containing protein 45 isoform X2, yielding MERGRGEQGRPWSGAGGAAAVERFRREYARLCAAAGAAPQEAVLRRLREPGGARARLDLTAQSLSLQTCGALGRLLPGAAPFAALSLGDCGLSEEGVKLLLHGLCSNTTVKSLDLKGNNLRTVGAEALGKLLRQNKSIRSLTLEWNSLGMWEEGFSFFCQGLGANNFLQRLDLRNNQINHQGAGELAVALTQNASLQELDLRWNNIGLLGGRALLNCLHRNKSLKRLELAGNNVPGDILKAVEQALDHNQDREAILSKAQNQVYILNKEVLNLKDEKNKQFLDFMDTVDKQKEEKAKSERVSAARVSQLQEALDEQHSIMNSLKAKLQMTEAALALSEQKVHNLGELLNAMKQEQTSVAECHFRELQQQKQESADREGKLLHDLSAASEKNLLLRNQVDELERKCKVQQDQLFQVKQDLATTTAELKLRAVQAEERLEMEKRRFKQSLEDMESLRVKEVDHMTQHIEASERSMQDRIQRLETIRISLEEELSQVKAAALAERGQAEEELLKARSQACLEEQQRLEHLEEKLRLMTESRDEAQNCCLKQKEMVAEAQARAKQLSLHADGLRRRLEELQQDLNSKEEEKVTEVNKVKVELQEQIGHLEAERTAQDGLREKIAALERQLKALSNNHREALLDKEGEVSLLLEKLRMKEAEISRVREEEAQRASFLQNAIMAYVQGPPFGTHSSRK
- the LRRC45 gene encoding leucine-rich repeat-containing protein 45 isoform X3, with product MERGRGEQGRPWSGAGGAAAVERFRREYARLCAAAGAAPQEAVLRRLREPGGARARLDLTAQSLSLQTCGALGRLLPGAAPFAALSLGDCGLSEEGVKLLLHGLCSNTTVKSLDLKFLDFMDTVDKQKEEKAKSERVSAARVSQLQEALDEQHSIMNSLKAKLQMTEAALALSEQKVHNLGELLNAMKQEQTSVAECHFRELQQQKQESADREGKLLHDLSAASEKNLLLRNQVDELERKCKVQQDQLFQVKQDLATTTAELKLRAVQAEERLEMEKRRFKQSLEDMESLRVKEVDHMTQHIEASERSMQDRIQRLETIRISLEEELSQVKAAALAERGQAEEELLKARSQACLEEQQRLEHLEEKLRLMTESRDEAQNCCLKQKEMVAEAQARAKQLSLHADGLRRRLEELQQDLNSKEEEKVTEVNKVKVELQEQIGHLEAERTAQDGLREKIAALERQLKALSNNHREALLDKEGEVSLLLEKLRMKEAEISRVREEEAQRASFLQNAIMAYVQGPPFGTHSSRK